One Mycobacterium marseillense DNA window includes the following coding sequences:
- the tcrX gene encoding two-component system response regulator TcrX: MCRADGNPINVLVVDDEPVLAEMVSMALRYEGWNISTAGDGESAIAAARNQRPDVVVLDVMLPDMSGLDVLHKLRGEIPQLPVLLLTAKDAVEDRIAGLTAGGDDYVTKPFSIEEVVLRLRALLRRTGVTTVDSGAQLVVGDLVLDEDSHEVTRAGEPISLTSTEFELLRFMMRNSKRVLSKAQILDRVWSYDFGGRSNIVELYISYLRKKIDNGRDPMIHTLRGAGYVLKPAR, translated from the coding sequence ATGTGTCGTGCAGACGGCAACCCCATCAACGTGCTGGTCGTAGACGACGAACCCGTCCTGGCCGAAATGGTGTCGATGGCGCTGCGGTACGAGGGCTGGAACATCTCCACCGCCGGGGACGGGGAATCGGCCATCGCGGCCGCCCGTAACCAGCGCCCGGACGTGGTCGTCCTCGATGTGATGCTGCCCGACATGAGCGGCCTGGACGTCCTGCACAAACTGCGCGGCGAGATCCCACAGCTGCCGGTGCTGCTGCTGACGGCCAAGGATGCGGTGGAGGATCGCATCGCCGGCCTGACCGCCGGCGGCGACGACTACGTCACCAAGCCGTTCAGCATCGAAGAGGTCGTCCTGCGGTTGCGAGCGCTGTTGCGGCGCACCGGGGTGACGACCGTGGACAGCGGCGCGCAGCTGGTGGTCGGGGACCTGGTGCTCGACGAGGACAGCCACGAGGTCACCCGCGCCGGCGAGCCAATCTCGTTGACCTCGACCGAATTCGAGCTGCTACGGTTCATGATGCGCAACTCCAAGCGGGTGCTGAGCAAGGCCCAAATCCTGGACAGGGTATGGAGTTACGACTTCGGCGGCCGGTCCAACATCGTCGAGCTCTACATTTCCTACCTGCGCAAGAAGATCGACAACGGTCGCGATCCCATGATTCACACGCTGCGCGGCGCGGGTTATGTCCTCAAGCCGGCCCGCTGA
- a CDS encoding sensor histidine kinase → MSSSRPADPRRVWSLRLRLLVGQIVVLAIVCVGITAVTELALNHHLVKQLDGQLAGTSFRSALMYPEPNHPGWHHHQHSYYPRPGPGPRFLDAPGQPAGMVAAVVSHGKTVDAGYLTSSGTRDDLTPTAQTQLEQIAGNRAPVTLNLDGLGRYRVVAAPSRNGSDIIVTGLSMSNIDATLIRMLVIFGIVTAVALAAATIAGVVIIRRALAPLRRVAQTAGQVADLPLSRGEVELPVRVRESDANPATEVGQLGASLNRMLDHIAEALSARQASETRVRQFVADASHELRTPLAAIRGYTELTQRMGDDREAVAQAMSRVASETERMTRLVEDLLLLARLDSGRPLERESVDLSRLAVDAVNDAHVAGPDHQWELDLPEEPVVVTGDAARLHQVLTNLLANARVHTGAGTVVTTRLSTEPSHTVLQVIDNGPGIPVALQSEVFERFARGDSSRSRKGGSTGLGLAIVSAVVRAHNGTIAVNSSPGRTEFTVRLPPNGWQPPASA, encoded by the coding sequence ATGTCCTCAAGCCGGCCCGCTGACCCGCGACGGGTCTGGTCCCTTCGGCTGCGGCTGCTGGTCGGCCAGATCGTCGTCTTGGCGATCGTGTGCGTCGGCATTACCGCGGTCACCGAACTGGCGCTGAACCATCACCTGGTGAAGCAGCTCGACGGCCAACTCGCCGGGACCTCGTTCCGTTCGGCACTGATGTACCCCGAGCCGAACCACCCCGGTTGGCACCATCACCAGCACTCCTACTATCCGAGGCCGGGCCCCGGCCCCCGGTTCCTGGATGCCCCGGGTCAGCCGGCGGGCATGGTGGCGGCGGTGGTCAGCCACGGTAAGACGGTTGACGCCGGCTACCTGACCAGCAGCGGCACCCGGGACGACCTGACACCGACCGCACAGACCCAGCTGGAACAGATCGCCGGCAACCGCGCGCCGGTCACGCTGAACCTGGACGGCCTGGGCCGCTACCGCGTCGTGGCGGCCCCGAGCCGCAACGGCAGCGACATCATCGTCACCGGTCTGTCGATGTCCAACATCGACGCCACCCTGATCCGGATGCTCGTCATCTTCGGGATCGTCACCGCGGTCGCGCTGGCGGCCGCGACGATCGCCGGGGTCGTGATCATCAGGCGGGCGCTGGCACCGTTGCGTCGCGTCGCCCAAACCGCGGGCCAGGTCGCCGATCTGCCACTGTCGCGCGGCGAGGTCGAATTGCCTGTGCGCGTCCGCGAATCCGACGCAAACCCCGCCACCGAGGTGGGACAGCTCGGGGCTTCGCTCAACCGGATGCTCGACCACATCGCGGAGGCGCTGTCGGCGCGGCAGGCCAGCGAGACCCGCGTCCGCCAGTTCGTCGCCGACGCCAGCCATGAACTGCGCACGCCGCTCGCCGCGATCCGCGGCTATACCGAACTGACGCAACGGATGGGTGACGACCGCGAGGCGGTGGCGCAAGCGATGAGCCGGGTGGCATCCGAGACCGAGCGTATGACGCGGCTCGTCGAGGACCTGCTGCTGCTGGCCCGCCTGGATTCGGGCCGGCCGCTGGAACGCGAGTCGGTCGATCTGTCGCGACTGGCGGTGGACGCGGTCAACGACGCCCACGTCGCGGGACCGGATCATCAGTGGGAACTCGACCTGCCCGAAGAACCGGTGGTTGTCACGGGCGACGCGGCGCGGCTGCACCAGGTGCTGACGAATCTGCTTGCCAACGCCCGCGTGCACACCGGCGCGGGCACCGTGGTGACGACGCGGTTGAGCACCGAGCCGTCACACACCGTGCTGCAGGTGATCGATAACGGACCCGGCATTCCGGTGGCGTTGCAATCGGAGGTCTTCGAACGGTTCGCCCGCGGCGACTCGTCGCGCTCACGCAAGGGCGGCAGCACCGGGCTCGGCCTGGCGATCGTCTCGGCCGTGGTGAGGGCGCACAACGGGACGATCGCGGTCAACAGCTCCCCAGGCCGCACCGAGTTCACGGTGCGGTTGCCACCCAACGGATGGCAACCGCCCGCGTCGGCCTAG
- a CDS encoding lipoprotein LpqH, translating into MKRQLAVAVAGAAILAAGISGCSGGNKSGTSTSSSAGGSSTSASASSGGAAGTKVTIDGKDQNVSGSVVCTNAGGTINIAIGGTATGIAAVLSDGNPPQVKSVGLGNVNGVTLGYTSGTGQGNATASKDGNSYKISGTATGVDMANPMQPVNKPFEINVTCNS; encoded by the coding sequence GTGAAGCGTCAATTGGCGGTCGCGGTGGCCGGAGCGGCAATTCTTGCCGCAGGCATTTCCGGCTGTTCGGGTGGTAACAAATCGGGTACGAGCACGAGCAGTTCCGCCGGTGGCTCGAGTACCAGCGCGTCGGCAAGCTCCGGCGGTGCCGCCGGTACGAAGGTCACCATCGACGGCAAGGACCAGAACGTCTCCGGTTCGGTCGTGTGCACCAACGCGGGTGGCACCATCAACATCGCGATCGGCGGCACAGCGACCGGGATCGCCGCCGTGCTCAGCGACGGCAACCCCCCGCAAGTGAAATCCGTTGGGCTGGGCAACGTCAACGGCGTGACGCTCGGTTACACCTCCGGCACCGGCCAGGGCAATGCCACCGCCAGCAAGGACGGCAACAGCTACAAGATCAGCGGCACCGCCACCGGGGTGGACATGGCCAATCCCATGCAGCCGGTGAACAAGCCATTCGAAATCAACGTGACCTGCAACAGCTAG
- a CDS encoding alkyl/aryl-sulfatase, with protein MVVDHKPPSPVIESAHREQALPFEDDKDFRDTDRGFIAALSPCVIRAADGRVVWDNDAYAFLDGPAPTSVHPSLWRQSALAAKHGLYEVVPGIYQVRGLDISNVTFVETDTGIIVIDPLISTEVAAAALALYRDHRGGDRPVVAVIYTHSHVDHFGGVLGVTSQADVDAGAVAVLAPEGFIEHTVQENVYAGPAMTRRATYMYGTLLPRGPMGQVGCGLGQAPSTGEVAVIVPTIDIRATGETHTIDGVEIEFQMAPGTEAPAEMHFYFPRFRALCMAENATHNLHNLLTLRGALVRDPHAWSGYLTEAIDTFADRADVVFASHHWPTWGKDSIVEFLSVQRDLYAYLHDQTLRLLNQGYTGAEIAEMFQMPPALEQAWHTHGYYGSVSHNVKAIYQRYMGWFDGNPARLWPYPPEALAPRYVEAMGGIDRVVDLARQASDSGDYRWAATLLDHAIFTDSEHSGTRALYSDTLEQLAYGAENATWRNFFLSGAMELRDGNFGTATTTASSSMLSQLTPEQIFDGLAIRVNGPRSWDLDIAIDFTLDDTAVSYRLTLRNGVLVQRKAAPDAATASVTVKLANKIRLLAVAVGDFVSPGLELSGDRGALQALLDVLDGPDPNFNIVTP; from the coding sequence TTGGTGGTGGATCACAAGCCCCCGAGCCCTGTCATCGAGTCCGCCCACCGCGAACAGGCCCTGCCGTTCGAGGACGACAAGGATTTCCGGGACACGGACCGCGGATTCATTGCGGCCTTGTCGCCGTGCGTGATTCGGGCGGCCGACGGGCGAGTCGTCTGGGACAACGATGCCTACGCCTTCCTGGACGGTCCCGCGCCGACGTCGGTCCACCCCAGCCTGTGGCGGCAGTCGGCGCTGGCCGCCAAACACGGCCTCTACGAAGTGGTCCCGGGCATCTACCAGGTCCGCGGCCTGGACATCTCCAACGTCACGTTCGTGGAAACCGACACCGGGATCATCGTCATCGATCCGCTGATCTCCACCGAGGTGGCCGCGGCCGCGCTGGCGCTCTACCGCGACCATCGTGGCGGCGACCGGCCCGTCGTCGCGGTGATCTATACCCACAGCCACGTCGATCACTTCGGTGGCGTACTCGGGGTCACCTCACAGGCCGACGTGGATGCGGGCGCGGTGGCGGTGCTGGCACCGGAGGGCTTCATCGAGCACACGGTGCAGGAAAACGTCTATGCCGGACCGGCGATGACGCGGCGGGCCACGTACATGTACGGCACCCTGTTGCCGCGCGGACCGATGGGTCAGGTCGGCTGCGGGCTCGGCCAGGCGCCATCCACTGGCGAGGTCGCCGTCATCGTCCCCACCATCGACATCCGCGCCACCGGCGAAACACACACGATCGACGGCGTGGAGATCGAGTTCCAGATGGCTCCCGGAACCGAGGCGCCCGCCGAAATGCATTTCTATTTCCCACGTTTCCGCGCGCTGTGCATGGCCGAGAACGCCACCCACAATCTGCACAACCTGCTGACCCTGCGCGGCGCGTTGGTGCGCGACCCGCATGCCTGGTCGGGCTATCTCACCGAGGCGATCGACACCTTTGCCGACCGCGCCGACGTCGTGTTCGCCTCCCACCATTGGCCCACGTGGGGCAAAGACAGCATCGTCGAGTTTTTGTCGGTGCAGCGCGACTTGTATGCCTATTTGCACGACCAGACGCTGCGATTGCTGAACCAGGGATACACCGGCGCCGAGATCGCCGAAATGTTCCAGATGCCACCGGCACTCGAGCAGGCCTGGCACACGCACGGCTACTACGGCTCGGTGAGCCACAACGTCAAGGCGATCTACCAGCGCTACATGGGATGGTTCGACGGCAATCCGGCCCGACTGTGGCCGTACCCTCCCGAGGCGCTCGCGCCCCGCTATGTCGAGGCGATGGGCGGCATCGACCGGGTCGTCGACCTTGCGCGCCAGGCGTCCGACTCCGGTGACTATCGTTGGGCCGCCACGCTATTGGACCATGCGATCTTCACCGACAGCGAGCACTCCGGCACGCGCGCACTGTACTCGGACACGCTCGAGCAACTCGCCTACGGCGCCGAAAACGCGACCTGGCGCAACTTCTTCCTGAGCGGGGCGATGGAGTTGCGCGACGGGAACTTCGGCACCGCGACGACCACGGCTTCGTCGTCCATGCTGTCCCAGCTGACACCGGAGCAGATCTTCGACGGCCTGGCCATCCGGGTCAACGGGCCGCGCAGCTGGGATCTCGACATCGCCATCGACTTCACGTTGGATGACACGGCGGTCAGCTATCGGCTCACCCTGCGCAACGGGGTGCTCGTGCAACGCAAGGCGGCGCCGGACGCCGCGACGGCGTCCGTTACGGTCAAGCTGGCCAACAAGATTCGGCTGCTCGCCGTGGCGGTGGGCGACTTCGTCTCGCCCGGCCTGGAGCTATCCGGTGACCGGGGTGCGCTGCAGGCCCTGCTCGATGTGCTCGATGGGCCGGACCCGAATTTCAACATCGTGACGCCGTAG
- a CDS encoding NADPH:quinone oxidoreductase family protein produces MRAVICRSYGTPEDLVIDDVPDPVPGPGQLLVRVRAAAVNFPDVLFIAGKYQVKIPPPFVPGNEIAGEVVAAGDGVSFRPGQRVAGTTFGAFAEQALLDASQAEPVPDDADFASAAAFGVTYRTAYHALRSTAAVTAGDWVVVLGAAGGVGLAAVDLAVAMKARVLAAASSPEKLELCRQRGAEATVDYDREDLKSRIRELTGDSARVVLDPVGGSYSEPALRGLARGGTFVTLGYAAGAIPAIPLNLILLKDICVRGMEIRTFMSDYPDDAVRDLTELSQMFAAGTVRPYIGARFPLSETAAALRHVADRKVLGKVVIDVSP; encoded by the coding sequence ATGCGCGCGGTGATCTGCCGTTCCTACGGCACGCCTGAGGACCTGGTGATCGACGACGTGCCCGACCCCGTCCCGGGGCCCGGCCAGCTGCTGGTGCGGGTGCGCGCGGCCGCGGTCAACTTCCCCGACGTGTTGTTCATCGCCGGCAAGTACCAGGTGAAGATCCCACCGCCGTTCGTCCCCGGCAACGAGATCGCCGGCGAAGTCGTCGCCGCCGGTGACGGAGTGTCGTTCCGCCCGGGACAGCGCGTCGCCGGGACCACCTTCGGCGCGTTCGCCGAGCAGGCGCTGCTCGACGCGAGCCAGGCCGAGCCCGTGCCCGACGACGCCGACTTCGCGTCGGCCGCCGCGTTCGGCGTGACCTACCGCACCGCCTATCACGCGCTGCGCTCGACGGCCGCTGTCACAGCGGGGGATTGGGTCGTCGTGCTCGGCGCCGCGGGCGGCGTGGGCCTGGCCGCCGTCGATCTGGCGGTGGCGATGAAAGCGCGGGTGCTGGCCGCGGCGTCGAGTCCGGAAAAGCTGGAGCTGTGCCGGCAGCGCGGCGCCGAGGCGACCGTCGACTACGACCGGGAGGATCTCAAGTCACGGATCCGTGAACTCACCGGGGACAGCGCCCGCGTCGTCCTGGACCCGGTCGGTGGATCGTATTCGGAACCGGCGCTGCGCGGGCTCGCGCGTGGCGGCACCTTTGTCACGCTGGGGTACGCGGCGGGCGCCATCCCGGCCATTCCGCTCAATCTCATTCTGCTCAAAGATATCTGCGTGCGGGGCATGGAGATTCGCACCTTCATGAGCGATTACCCCGATGACGCCGTCCGCGACCTGACGGAGTTATCGCAGATGTTCGCCGCCGGCACGGTCCGGCCGTACATCGGCGCGCGATTCCCGTTGTCCGAGACCGCGGCCGCGCTGCGACATGTCGCCGACCGCAAGGTGTTGGGCAAGGTGGTGATCGATGTCTCGCCTTAG
- a CDS encoding TetR/AcrR family transcriptional regulator produces MTSLTSNRVTAAVERALDDRQREATEEVERILAAAVRVMERVAPEPPRVSDIVAEAGSSNKAFYRYFAGKDDLILAVMERGVAIVVSYLEHQMAKEPTPHDKVARWIEGTLAQVADPHLISMTRAAAGQMSAGTSWRAADQEMMRPLRELLVEPVAALGSSDVQRDVEAVFSCTAATLRRYVGSAEEPAPDDIAHVVRFCLRGLGAN; encoded by the coding sequence GTGACCTCGTTGACCTCTAACAGGGTGACCGCCGCGGTCGAGCGGGCGCTCGACGACCGTCAGCGGGAGGCCACCGAGGAGGTGGAACGCATCCTGGCCGCGGCGGTGCGGGTCATGGAACGCGTGGCTCCAGAGCCACCCCGGGTCAGCGACATCGTCGCCGAGGCGGGTTCGTCGAACAAGGCGTTCTACCGCTACTTCGCCGGCAAAGACGATCTCATCCTGGCCGTCATGGAACGCGGGGTGGCGATCGTCGTGTCCTACCTCGAACACCAGATGGCCAAGGAGCCCACGCCGCACGACAAAGTCGCGCGGTGGATCGAGGGCACGCTGGCGCAGGTGGCCGACCCGCATCTGATCAGCATGACCCGAGCGGCGGCCGGACAGATGTCGGCCGGCACGAGTTGGCGCGCGGCCGACCAGGAAATGATGCGGCCGCTTCGCGAGTTGCTCGTCGAACCCGTTGCGGCACTGGGCAGTAGCGATGTCCAACGCGACGTCGAGGCGGTGTTCAGCTGCACGGCGGCGACCCTGCGCCGCTATGTGGGCTCGGCCGAGGAGCCGGCGCCCGACGACATCGCACACGTGGTGCGGTTCTGTTTACGTGGACTGGGGGCCAATTGA
- a CDS encoding acyl-CoA dehydrogenase family protein: MSWDFSTEPEFETKLEWIREFVREEVEPLEVLFPGCEFLPLNDERRKIVDPLKQQVRDKGLWAPHLGPELGGQGFGAVKLTLINEILGRSPWAPIVFGTQAPDTGNAEIIARFGTQEQKDRYLSRLLSGEIFSCFSMTEPQGGADPRVFTTRAVRDGDEWVISGRKYFSSNASVASFFIVVAITDPDVPVHTGASTFLIPAGTEGLVLEANHHLVGADPHEPGHSLVHYNDVRVPADALLGEPGQGFLILQTRLAGGRLHHAMRSIGMAQRAVEIMSRRAKSRFTQGSLLADKQLVQEFVADSYTELIPFRLTVLHAAWLIDQGDERGARAEIAACKILASQVLKSIALRAIQVHGALGLTDQLPLVNVLLGGIALGLADGPTEAHKVNLARMLLKGYEAEEGDWPSEMLDVRRAAARDKYGDLVDL, encoded by the coding sequence ATGTCTTGGGACTTCTCCACCGAACCGGAGTTCGAAACGAAGCTGGAGTGGATCCGCGAGTTCGTGCGCGAGGAAGTGGAACCGCTGGAGGTGCTCTTCCCCGGCTGCGAATTCCTCCCGCTCAACGACGAGCGGCGAAAGATCGTCGACCCGCTCAAACAGCAGGTGCGCGACAAGGGTTTGTGGGCACCGCATCTGGGCCCCGAGCTCGGCGGGCAGGGCTTCGGCGCGGTCAAGCTGACGTTGATCAACGAGATCCTGGGCCGCAGCCCCTGGGCGCCGATCGTGTTCGGAACGCAAGCGCCCGACACCGGCAACGCGGAGATCATCGCCCGCTTTGGAACCCAGGAGCAGAAGGACCGCTACCTGTCGCGGCTGCTGTCCGGCGAGATCTTCTCGTGCTTCTCGATGACCGAGCCGCAAGGCGGCGCCGACCCGCGGGTGTTCACCACCCGCGCGGTCCGGGACGGCGACGAGTGGGTCATCTCCGGCCGAAAGTACTTCTCCTCCAACGCCTCCGTCGCCTCCTTCTTCATCGTCGTCGCGATCACCGATCCCGATGTGCCGGTACACACCGGCGCGTCGACGTTCCTGATTCCGGCCGGCACCGAGGGACTGGTCCTGGAGGCCAACCACCACCTGGTCGGCGCGGATCCGCACGAACCGGGCCATTCCCTGGTGCACTACAACGATGTGCGCGTGCCCGCCGACGCCCTGCTGGGCGAGCCCGGTCAGGGCTTCCTGATCCTGCAGACCCGGCTGGCCGGTGGGAGGCTGCATCACGCGATGCGGTCCATCGGGATGGCGCAGCGTGCCGTCGAGATCATGTCGCGGCGGGCGAAAAGCCGCTTCACCCAAGGCAGTCTGCTGGCCGACAAGCAACTCGTGCAGGAGTTCGTCGCCGATTCCTACACCGAGTTGATCCCGTTCCGGCTGACGGTACTGCACGCCGCCTGGCTGATCGACCAGGGCGACGAGCGCGGTGCCCGCGCGGAGATCGCGGCGTGCAAGATCCTGGCCTCGCAGGTGCTCAAATCGATTGCTCTGCGGGCCATCCAGGTGCACGGCGCGCTCGGGCTCACCGACCAGCTGCCCCTGGTCAACGTGTTGCTCGGCGGCATCGCGCTCGGCCTGGCCGACGGTCCGACCGAGGCGCACAAGGTCAACCTGGCCCGGATGCTGCTCAAGGGCTATGAGGCCGAAGAAGGTGACTGGCCCAGCGAGATGCTCGACGTGCGGCGCGCGGCCGCCCGCGACAAATACGGTGACCTCGTTGACCTCTAA
- a CDS encoding SDR family NAD(P)-dependent oxidoreductase produces MGYADQLFDLTDRVVLITGGSRGLGREMAFGAARCGADVVIASRNMDNCVSTAKEIEVETGRTAMPYQVHVGRWDQLDGLVDATYERFGKVDTLINNAGMSPLYDKLTDVTEKLFDAVVNLNLKGPFRLSALVGERMVAAGRGSIINVSTAGSLRPTPDIIPYAASKAGLNAMTEALAKGLGPAVRVNTLMAGPFLTDVSKAWNLDQAPEKPFRHLSLERAGDPREIVGAALFLASDASSFTTGSILRADGGIP; encoded by the coding sequence ATGGGTTATGCCGACCAGCTTTTCGATCTGACTGATCGGGTCGTCCTGATCACCGGCGGCAGCCGCGGGCTGGGACGTGAGATGGCGTTCGGGGCGGCCCGCTGCGGCGCGGACGTGGTGATCGCCAGCCGCAACATGGACAACTGCGTCTCTACGGCGAAAGAGATCGAGGTCGAGACCGGCCGAACCGCCATGCCGTATCAGGTGCACGTGGGCCGCTGGGATCAGCTCGACGGCTTGGTCGACGCGACGTACGAGCGGTTCGGCAAGGTTGACACGCTGATCAACAACGCGGGCATGTCACCGCTGTACGACAAGCTCACCGACGTGACCGAGAAGCTGTTCGATGCGGTGGTCAACCTGAATCTCAAGGGCCCCTTCCGGTTGTCGGCGCTGGTCGGCGAGCGCATGGTGGCCGCGGGCCGGGGGTCGATCATCAACGTGAGCACGGCCGGATCGCTGCGTCCGACGCCGGACATCATTCCTTACGCCGCGTCCAAGGCCGGGCTCAACGCCATGACCGAAGCGCTGGCGAAGGGCCTCGGGCCGGCGGTGCGGGTCAACACGCTGATGGCCGGGCCGTTCCTCACCGACGTGAGCAAGGCCTGGAATCTCGACCAGGCGCCCGAAAAGCCCTTCAGGCATCTCTCGCTGGAGCGCGCCGGGGATCCCCGCGAAATCGTCGGTGCCGCACTGTTTCTCGCCTCCGACGCCTCGAGCTTCACCACCGGATCGATATTGCGCGCCGACGGCGGCATTCCTTAA
- a CDS encoding phosphotransferase family protein, with amino-acid sequence MAEHVTDGESGLDADVLARWLDANDAPGGGERPQLNQLKGGSQNTLYLVERGGQRMVLRMPGARADAARIDGLLREIRLVRALSGTDVPHAALIAADDTGSVLGMPFYVMQAIDGWSPMDGGWPPPFDADLAARRGLAFQLVEGAARLGRVDWRAQGLEGFGRPDGFHERQVDRWLAFLDAYKVRELPGLDEASDWLRRNRPAQYRAGIMHGDYQFANVMFAHGSPARLAAIVDWEMTTVGDPLLDLAWCLLGYDGENPREDGFYLDMRGMPSRSELLEHYESVSGLSTENIDYYLVLANWKLGIVLEKTYAAGVRTGDQKGGVDPKITDAFGPMILQLIGTAADLARSLTT; translated from the coding sequence ATGGCTGAGCACGTGACTGACGGCGAATCCGGGCTGGATGCGGACGTCCTTGCCCGATGGCTGGACGCGAACGACGCACCGGGTGGCGGCGAACGGCCGCAGCTCAATCAGCTGAAGGGCGGCTCCCAGAACACGCTCTATCTGGTGGAGCGTGGCGGGCAGCGGATGGTGCTGCGGATGCCCGGCGCCCGGGCCGACGCCGCGCGCATCGACGGGCTGCTCCGCGAGATCCGGTTGGTGCGGGCGCTGTCGGGCACCGATGTGCCGCATGCGGCGCTGATCGCCGCCGACGACACCGGCAGCGTGCTCGGCATGCCCTTCTACGTCATGCAGGCGATCGACGGGTGGAGCCCGATGGACGGCGGTTGGCCCCCGCCGTTCGACGCCGATCTCGCCGCCCGGCGCGGGCTGGCCTTCCAACTGGTCGAGGGCGCCGCCAGGCTAGGCCGGGTGGACTGGCGCGCGCAAGGGCTCGAAGGCTTCGGCCGCCCCGACGGATTCCACGAGCGCCAGGTCGATCGCTGGCTGGCGTTTCTGGACGCCTACAAAGTGCGCGAACTGCCGGGCCTCGACGAGGCCTCGGACTGGTTGCGCCGCAACCGCCCGGCGCAGTACCGGGCGGGCATCATGCATGGCGACTATCAGTTCGCCAACGTGATGTTCGCCCACGGTTCGCCGGCGCGCTTGGCAGCGATCGTGGACTGGGAGATGACGACCGTTGGCGACCCGCTGCTCGACCTGGCGTGGTGCCTGCTCGGTTATGACGGTGAAAACCCGCGCGAGGACGGGTTTTATCTCGACATGCGCGGCATGCCATCGCGCAGCGAGCTGTTGGAGCACTACGAATCCGTCAGTGGGTTGTCGACCGAGAACATCGACTACTACCTGGTGCTGGCCAACTGGAAGCTCGGCATCGTGCTAGAGAAGACGTATGCCGCCGGCGTGCGCACCGGAGACCAAAAAGGAGGGGTCGACCCGAAGATCACCGACGCGTTCGGGCCGATGATCCTTCAGCTCATCGGCACCGCCGCCGACCTCGCCCGATCGCTGACGACCTAG
- a CDS encoding class I SAM-dependent methyltransferase: MTEPNRDWDAAYRQAAPPPWSIGRPQPELARLIDQCKVRSEVLDSGCGHAALSLALAARGYIVVGLDASATAVQEAAAAAAERGLSTASFAQADVTNFRGYDGRFATILDSGLFHALPPERRQDYVQSIFQAAAPGAALYILAFAAGALDQAHPDRPGPPGFTETELHDAVSTLWQVDDVRVAKVYGNDDSSDSSLAHLEHDHEGHFMAPGFLLSAHKSG, from the coding sequence ATGACCGAACCAAACCGGGATTGGGACGCCGCCTACCGGCAGGCGGCGCCGCCCCCGTGGAGCATCGGCCGGCCCCAGCCGGAGCTGGCGCGCCTCATCGATCAGTGCAAGGTCCGCAGCGAGGTGTTGGACTCCGGCTGCGGCCACGCCGCACTTTCGCTGGCGCTCGCGGCCCGCGGCTACATCGTTGTCGGGCTCGACGCGAGCGCGACCGCGGTCCAGGAGGCGGCCGCCGCGGCCGCCGAACGAGGTCTGAGCACCGCGAGCTTCGCGCAGGCCGACGTCACCAACTTCCGCGGCTATGACGGCCGCTTCGCCACCATCCTGGACAGCGGACTGTTCCACGCGCTGCCGCCCGAACGGCGCCAGGATTACGTGCAGTCCATCTTCCAGGCCGCGGCGCCCGGAGCGGCGTTGTACATCCTGGCCTTCGCCGCCGGGGCGTTGGACCAGGCCCACCCGGACCGGCCGGGCCCGCCGGGCTTCACCGAGACCGAGTTGCACGACGCCGTTTCGACGCTGTGGCAGGTCGACGACGTACGCGTGGCCAAGGTCTACGGCAACGACGACTCTTCGGACAGCTCGCTGGCGCACCTCGAACATGACCACGAGGGCCACTTCATGGCGCCCGGCTTTCTGCTGAGCGCCCACAAGTCGGGCTGA
- a CDS encoding histidine phosphatase family protein, whose translation MQVLLVRHALPLRSEHGQGSDPDLSAEGLAQIERLPKALARFPISRVVSSPQRRAIQTAEPVAADRGLPVEIDDRFAEYDRDLPVYIPVEQIRAEMPEEWARLAQGHLPSAVDEDAFRARVRAAVDGLVASADPEDTVAVFSHGGVINVLLHEILGTARLLSFPVDYASVTRLLFSRSGQATVASVNTTEHVWDLLPRNQRLLDDEAGRGRA comes from the coding sequence ATGCAAGTGCTTCTGGTCCGGCACGCGCTGCCGCTGCGCAGCGAACACGGCCAAGGTTCCGATCCGGACCTGTCGGCAGAGGGGTTGGCCCAAATCGAGCGACTGCCCAAGGCGCTGGCCAGGTTTCCTATCTCACGGGTGGTGAGCAGCCCGCAGCGCCGCGCCATCCAGACCGCCGAACCGGTCGCGGCCGACCGGGGGCTGCCCGTCGAGATCGACGACCGCTTCGCCGAGTACGACCGCGACCTGCCGGTGTACATCCCCGTCGAGCAGATCCGAGCGGAGATGCCGGAGGAGTGGGCACGCTTGGCCCAGGGGCATTTGCCCAGCGCTGTCGACGAAGACGCGTTTCGTGCCCGGGTGCGCGCCGCGGTCGACGGCCTTGTGGCGAGCGCCGATCCCGAGGACACCGTCGCGGTCTTCAGCCACGGCGGGGTGATCAACGTGCTGCTGCACGAGATCCTCGGGACGGCGCGACTGCTGTCCTTTCCCGTCGACTACGCGTCGGTCACGCGGTTGTTGTTCTCCCGGTCCGGCCAGGCGACGGTGGCCTCGGTCAACACCACCGAGCACGTCTGGGATCTGTTGCCGCGAAACCAGCGGCTGCTCGACGACGAGGCGGGCCGCGGGAGGGCCTGA